One genomic region from Bacteroidetes Order II. bacterium encodes:
- the alc gene encoding allantoicase: MYSQTIKETIKEAPSFTKLTYLAAEAMGGEVLYATDEFFAEKENLIKPGRGEFIPDKYTDRGKWMDGWESRRRRTPGHDYAVIRLAATGIVAGFDIDTNHFTGNHPPFASVEGIVLEHRQTVTNWDDSALRWEVLLPRVPLDPGSHNYYICHKATPVNHVRLHIYPDGGVARFRVYGEVQKDWSSVSKDESIDLAAALNGGHALACNDMYFSDMRNLILPQRGLNMGDGWETKRSRTPNHHDWVILRLGHTGLLRQVLVDTAHFKGNYPDFCTLEGCMASDDEHVLAGKVEWQALMPPLKLHADHEHWVDLSKDLPAVSHVRFSIYPDGGVSRLRLFGHIV; the protein is encoded by the coding sequence ATGCAACCGACGAGTTCTTTGCCGAAAAAGAAAACCTGATCAAACCGGGTCGCGGCGAATTTATTCCAGACAAATATACCGATCGTGGCAAGTGGATGGATGGCTGGGAATCTCGGCGGCGGCGCACACCCGGCCACGATTATGCTGTCATTCGTTTGGCTGCTACCGGAATTGTAGCAGGCTTCGACATAGATACCAACCATTTTACGGGCAATCATCCTCCTTTTGCCTCCGTAGAAGGCATCGTATTGGAACATAGACAAACCGTTACAAATTGGGATGACTCCGCGTTGCGCTGGGAAGTTTTATTGCCCCGTGTCCCGCTCGACCCCGGTAGCCACAACTACTATATTTGCCACAAAGCAACACCCGTTAATCACGTCCGGCTGCATATTTATCCAGATGGCGGGGTTGCGCGGTTTCGGGTGTACGGAGAGGTACAAAAAGACTGGTCTTCTGTTTCTAAGGACGAATCAATAGACTTGGCTGCAGCCTTAAACGGTGGACATGCCCTTGCCTGTAACGACATGTATTTTAGTGACATGCGGAATTTGATTCTCCCACAACGGGGCCTTAATATGGGTGATGGCTGGGAAACCAAACGCAGCCGAACGCCCAATCACCACGATTGGGTCATACTCCGGTTAGGGCATACAGGGTTGTTGCGCCAAGTACTGGTAGATACAGCGCATTTTAAAGGCAATTACCCCGATTTTTGCACGCTGGAGGGCTGCATGGCTTCAGACGACGAGCACGTCTTGGCAGGAAAAGTGGAATGGCAAGCCCTCATGCCTCCGCTCAAGTTGCATGCCGATCATGAGCATTGGGTAGATCTATCGAAAGACTTGCCTGCCGTCTCTCACGTCCGCTTTTCGATTTATCCCGATGGAGGCGTCAGCCGCCTACGTCTATTTGGCCACATAGTTTAA
- a CDS encoding urate hydroxylase PuuD: MLFAFIFAALAFLGLFGITVTFHLRKKADDAKQPDERQKGWIYGALLLLLAVVLFLGYRLILGTPWEAHLFEWMNLVIRLMHFTFGIAWIGASFYFVFLENALNRTEGIREELAGNLWAVHGGGFYYLEKYKIAPAEIPKKLHWFKYEAYFTWLSGFCLLFVVYYFNAKSMLIDPQIMDLHPFTAITIGIISLLAGWLLYDGLCRTSLVQNSLFFGLVFLVVAIGFAFFYTHVFSPRAAFIHFGAFLGTIMAANVFFVIIPSQKALVAAAKKGEAPDPQLGKKAGLRSLHNNYFTLPVLFVMISNHFPTTFGHEHAWLILFALSVALAGIKHYLNVLERHAYNVWILPASILILLGIAFITGPKSIPNAAACRPIKYEEIHSIIQTRCQTCHASNPTDDIFKVAPNGVRFETPAQIIHAKDKILQRVVLTESMPLLNKTKMTQAEREAMKCWIEQGAKP; this comes from the coding sequence ATGTTATTTGCGTTCATTTTTGCGGCTCTGGCCTTTTTGGGTCTTTTTGGCATAACGGTTACATTCCACTTACGGAAGAAGGCTGATGATGCCAAGCAGCCCGACGAGCGGCAAAAAGGCTGGATTTATGGTGCTCTTTTGCTGTTGCTGGCAGTGGTCTTGTTTTTGGGATACCGCCTTATATTGGGTACACCATGGGAAGCCCATCTGTTTGAATGGATGAACTTGGTGATACGGCTCATGCACTTTACCTTTGGTATCGCATGGATTGGTGCTTCGTTTTATTTTGTCTTTTTAGAAAATGCACTTAACCGCACAGAAGGCATTCGTGAGGAGTTGGCAGGAAATCTTTGGGCCGTCCACGGTGGTGGGTTTTATTATTTAGAGAAATACAAAATAGCCCCTGCCGAGATCCCTAAAAAACTCCATTGGTTCAAGTATGAAGCCTATTTTACGTGGTTATCGGGTTTTTGTCTCTTGTTCGTGGTGTATTACTTCAACGCCAAGTCTATGTTGATAGACCCACAAATCATGGATTTACACCCTTTTACGGCCATCACCATTGGTATCATCTCGTTGTTGGCAGGTTGGCTACTCTATGACGGACTTTGTCGAACGTCCCTCGTTCAAAACAGCCTATTTTTTGGCCTTGTTTTTTTGGTCGTAGCCATTGGGTTTGCCTTTTTTTATACCCATGTCTTTAGTCCAAGGGCTGCCTTCATCCATTTTGGGGCGTTTTTGGGAACCATCATGGCGGCGAATGTTTTTTTCGTGATCATTCCTTCTCAAAAGGCATTGGTTGCCGCCGCAAAAAAGGGGGAAGCCCCCGACCCACAACTGGGGAAAAAAGCCGGCTTACGTTCCTTGCACAACAACTATTTTACCTTGCCTGTGTTGTTTGTAATGATCAGTAACCACTTTCCAACAACATTCGGGCACGAACATGCCTGGCTTATCCTTTTCGCCCTTTCGGTGGCACTGGCAGGCATTAAACATTACCTAAATGTCTTGGAGCGTCATGCATATAATGTATGGATTTTACCCGCCTCCATATTGATTTTGCTCGGCATCGCCTTTATCACAGGTCCCAAATCAATACCCAATGCTGCTGCTTGTCGCCCAATTAAATACGAAGAAATACATAGTATTATACAAACAAGATGTCAGACATGTCATGCATCCAACCCCACCGATGACATTTTTAAGGTTGCCCCAAATGGTGTACGGTTTGAAACACCAGCGCAGATTATCCATGCAAAAGATAAAATCTTACAACGGGTTGTACTAACGGAATCTATGCCTTTGCTCAACAAGACCAAAATGACACAAGCAGAACGAGAGGCCATGAAGTGCTGGATTGAGCAAGGCGCTAAACCTTAA
- the uraD gene encoding 2-oxo-4-hydroxy-4-carboxy-5-ureidoimidazoline decarboxylase gives MNLDNLNQLPITDAHNGFFACCGSTSWAEGMTTARPFSSTKHLIETATRLWYKECTETDWRASFAHHPKIGDLASLQKRFAATRHLAGVEQSGVLEADTDILHALTQANNTYEQANGFIFIVCATGKRADEMLMRLNERLTHETTEEVRIAMGEQHKITLIRLQKWLHAADWSVLKVSQLTTHVLDTSLGETGKDIAIRLQERNARGHWHTFAFGITNHDGRVTDLLPPNYLLPPKTYRLVFDTGHYFTTRNLVTFYPEVEIQFNIWDASHYHVPLLLNPFGYATYRGS, from the coding sequence ATGAATTTAGATAACCTAAATCAATTACCTATCACAGATGCACACAATGGCTTTTTCGCTTGTTGTGGTTCCACTTCTTGGGCCGAAGGCATGACAACGGCGCGCCCATTCTCCTCTACCAAACACCTGATAGAGACCGCGACACGCTTGTGGTATAAAGAATGTACGGAAACCGATTGGCGTGCCTCTTTTGCACACCATCCCAAAATTGGTGATTTAGCTTCGCTTCAGAAAAGATTTGCGGCCACCCGCCATCTTGCAGGCGTCGAGCAGTCCGGCGTTTTAGAGGCCGATACCGATATTTTACATGCTTTGACTCAAGCAAATAATACTTATGAACAAGCCAATGGCTTTATTTTTATTGTTTGCGCAACGGGAAAACGTGCCGATGAGATGTTGATGCGCTTAAACGAACGGCTGACGCACGAAACCACCGAGGAAGTCCGCATAGCAATGGGTGAACAACACAAAATAACCCTCATCCGGTTGCAAAAATGGCTTCACGCCGCAGATTGGTCCGTGCTAAAAGTGAGCCAACTCACCACACATGTTTTGGATACTTCGTTGGGCGAAACTGGAAAAGATATCGCTATACGTCTTCAAGAACGCAATGCAAGAGGACATTGGCATACCTTTGCCTTTGGCATAACCAATCATGATGGCAGGGTTACAGATTTATTGCCTCCTAACTACCTTTTACCCCCCAAAACCTATCGCTTGGTATTTGATACCGGGCACTATTTTACCACACGCAACCTAGTAACCTTTTACCCCGAAGTAGAAATACAATTTAATATTTGGGATGCCAGTCATTACCACGTTCCCTTGCTACTCAATCCCTTTGGTTACGCTACGTATCGCGGCAGTTAA
- a CDS encoding TonB-dependent receptor plug domain-containing protein codes for MKNRKHTLLWALLPLLWLPFAGCKSTGKATEENRDRSRDTMNISTVSGQEVYDRPVANVVEMLRGRVPGVQVIPTAGGYQIRIRGVNSIQGDNEPLFVLDGVPLIKEANGAFLLMVNPYDVEDIRVLKGPDAMALYGFRGNNGVIEIKTRRQ; via the coding sequence ATGAAAAATCGTAAACACACCTTATTATGGGCGCTTTTGCCTTTGCTTTGGCTCCCCTTTGCCGGATGTAAAAGCACGGGCAAAGCCACTGAAGAAAACCGTGACAGAAGCCGCGACACCATGAATATTTCCACGGTGTCGGGACAGGAAGTCTATGATCGTCCTGTAGCGAACGTGGTTGAAATGCTCCGAGGACGCGTACCAGGCGTACAGGTTATCCCAACTGCGGGCGGGTATCAAATCCGGATACGGGGCGTCAACTCAATTCAGGGAGACAACGAGCCTTTGTTTGTTTTAGACGGCGTCCCGCTTATCAAAGAAGCCAATGGTGCTTTTCTGCTGATGGTCAATCCATATGATGTAGAAGACATTCGGGTATTAAAAGGCCCTGATGCCATGGCCCTTTATGGTTTTCGTGGCAATAATGGGGTAATCGAAATCAAAACCCGTCGGCAGTAA